The following are encoded in a window of Rhizobium sp. WYJ-E13 genomic DNA:
- a CDS encoding circularly permuted type 2 ATP-grasp protein yields the protein MAFDEMITGDESPRAPYEKYFEWYNSQDRAHLISKSRDAENIFRKTGITFAVYGHADSSEKLIPFDIIPRIISAREWRKLAQGIEQRVIALNAFLDDIYHKQEIIRAGRIPRELIEKNVAFLPEMIGFRPPGGVYTHIVGTDIVRTGEDQFYVLEDNARTPSGVSYMLENRETMMQMFPELFHENKVQRVEDYPYLLRQSLASLAPPGCKGKPRVAVLTPGIYNSAYYEHSFLADMMGVELVEGSDLRVIDGKVKMRTTRGYEAIDVLYRRVDDDFLDPLTFRPESALGIPGIMDVYRSGNITIANAPGTGISDDKAIYSYMPEIVEFYTGRKPILENVPTWRCSEAGSLKYVLEHLEELVVKEVHGSGGYGMLVGPTASKKERADFAEKLKAKPSNYIAQPTLSLSTVPILVNKGIAPRHVDLRPYVLVSDKVQIIPGGLTRVALKQGSLVVNSSQGGGTKDTWVLED from the coding sequence TTGGCATTTGATGAAATGATCACCGGAGACGAAAGTCCCCGAGCGCCATATGAAAAATACTTTGAGTGGTACAACAGCCAAGACCGGGCGCACCTGATTTCAAAGTCCCGCGATGCCGAAAACATCTTCCGGAAAACCGGCATCACTTTTGCGGTTTACGGCCACGCCGACAGTTCCGAAAAGCTCATCCCCTTCGACATCATCCCGCGCATCATCTCCGCCCGCGAATGGCGCAAGCTCGCTCAGGGCATCGAGCAGCGGGTGATCGCGCTCAACGCCTTCCTCGACGACATCTATCACAAGCAGGAAATCATCCGCGCCGGCCGCATCCCGCGCGAGCTGATCGAGAAGAACGTTGCATTCCTGCCCGAGATGATCGGCTTCCGTCCGCCGGGCGGTGTCTACACTCATATCGTCGGCACGGATATCGTGCGCACCGGCGAGGACCAGTTCTACGTGCTGGAGGATAATGCCCGCACGCCCTCGGGCGTCAGCTACATGCTGGAAAACCGGGAAACCATGATGCAGATGTTCCCGGAGCTCTTCCACGAGAACAAGGTGCAGCGCGTCGAGGACTATCCCTATCTCCTGCGCCAGAGCCTGGCATCGCTCGCTCCTCCCGGCTGCAAGGGCAAGCCGCGTGTCGCGGTCCTGACGCCCGGTATCTATAATTCCGCCTATTACGAACATTCCTTCCTCGCCGACATGATGGGTGTCGAACTGGTCGAAGGCTCGGATCTGCGCGTCATCGACGGCAAGGTGAAGATGCGCACGACGCGCGGCTACGAGGCGATCGACGTACTCTACCGCCGCGTCGACGACGATTTCCTCGACCCCCTCACCTTCCGTCCGGAATCCGCCCTCGGCATTCCCGGCATCATGGATGTCTACCGCTCCGGCAACATCACCATCGCCAATGCACCCGGTACCGGCATTTCCGACGACAAGGCGATCTATTCCTACATGCCCGAAATCGTCGAATTCTATACCGGCCGCAAGCCGATCCTAGAAAACGTGCCGACCTGGCGCTGTTCGGAAGCCGGCAGCCTGAAATATGTGCTGGAGCACCTGGAAGAACTCGTCGTCAAGGAAGTGCACGGCTCGGGCGGTTACGGCATGCTTGTCGGCCCGACCGCTTCCAAGAAGGAACGCGCCGATTTCGCCGAGAAGCTGAAGGCAAAGCCCAGCAACTACATTGCCCAGCCAACGCTGTCGCTCTCCACCGTGCCGATCCTCGTGAACAAGGGTATCGCACCCCGCCATGTCGACCTGCGCCCCTATGTGCTGGTTTCCGACAAGGTGCAGATCATTCCGGGCGGGCTTACCCGCGTGGCGCTGAAGCAGGGCTCGCTGGTCGTCAATTCCAGC